The region GCTGGCGGACGTGGCGCGCCTGGAGTGGCTGCACCTGGACGCGTTCATCTCGCCGAACCCGAAGGGCCTTGCCGCGATCACGGACATACGCCCGGAGCTGTTCGCGGTGCAGCGCTTGGAGCTTGCCCCTTCTTTGCGGCTGACGGAGCTCGCCGGTGGCGCGTTGGAGCGTTGGGCGGAGCTCGAGCAGGATCATCCCGCGCTGGCGAAGTCCCTCGACTTCACCCGGCGCGTGCCCGTGGCCGTGTGGCGCGGCGGCTTCGTGGCGCAGCACTTGTCACTGGAGGGCGACGAAGCGCGAGCGCTCGAGCTGGCGCTTGCGGGGGCGCCGCTGGCCGAAGTGTGCGCCGCCTTCGCGGATGCGCCGGACCCGGCGCAGCGTGCATTTTCCGTATTGCGCGAGTGGTTCGCGCGACAGTGGGTGGCGGGTTTCTCGACCGCCGGAGACGATTCGAATGCTTGATCTCGCACGTACATCCTTGCTGGGCGCGCTGGTGCTCGCCTTCGCCGCCGTGGCTTGCTCGGGGAGCGACGACGCGACCAGCAGCGGCCCGGGCTATGCGACCGGCCCCAACATGTTCCCCGGCGTGAACTGTCTCTCGTGCCACGCCGTGGGTTTCGGCGACGACGCACCCACCTGGTCCGCCGGCGGCACGCTGTTCGAAGCCAAGGACTCGGACGTTGGTGTGGAAGGGGCGATCGTCACGATCACCGACACGAACGGCAAGTCGGACATGGCGATGACCTCTGCGTCGGGCAACTTCCACTTCCCCGAGGGGCTCGAGCCGCCGTTCAAGGTCACCGTCGAGTACGATGGCGAGACCATAGAGATGCCGGGCGAAGCGCCGGCCGGCTCCTGCAACGCCTGCCACAAGATCCCGGATCCCCTCGTCGGCGCCCCCGGTCGCATGTTCCCGAACCAGGGAAAGGGTGACTGGATCCCGATGGCGACGCAGTAGTCAGAGCTTCTGCGTCGGTGACGGTGGGTGGGAGACCACCCGATCCAGATCCGAGAGACACTGAGCGTCGTCCCGCGCCACACACGTCACGAACAAGCCGGACTTGCCGCGATCCACACCCACGGCTCGCAGCACCACGCTCACGGTCTTGCCCGAGCGGTCCCTGAGCCCCGCCTTCATCATGGCACCGAGAGCTTTCTGGCCGCTCTTCAACGTGAGCGGGGCCTTCTTCGGCGTGCTGTCTGCTTTCGCCACCCGCTTGAAGAAGCGCTCCGACGCCTTGTCGAAGGAGTCCTCCGTCATGACCGGCAGCGGCACGGAGGTCACCGATCGCGGCCACGCGCACTGCACCAAGAGCGACTCTCCCGCTCCCAGCACCTTGCAGTCGCTGAGGCCGTCCGTCGAGGCTGCCGAAGCGCTCGGCGTGGGCTCCGGGGTGGAGGCCTTGGGCTCCGCTTTGCAGCCGACCAGAGCAAGCGCGATCAGGGGAATCAGGATCCGACGGGTCACTGCGACAATCGTTGCACGGGTCGCGCTTCTCGACGACCCGGGGTCACGCGTTTATGCTGCAGCATGCTTCGCGGGGTGTCTTTGGCGCTGTGTGGCTTGATGGGGCTCTTCGCCGCCTGTGGTGGCGACGATGGCGAGACGCCTGGCGCGGCCGGCGCGGGCGGCGTGGACGCGGGCGGTGGCAGCGCCGGAGCCGACGCCGCGAGTGGTGGCAATGCCGGCTCGACGACCGGCGGCAGTGGCGGGACCTCGCCCCAGGATGCGGGCCAGGACGCCCCTGTGATCACCCGTCCGCCATACGACGAGAACGCCGACAAGCGGAGCAGCTGTGGCTTTGCCCCGGGGGACACCACCATCAAGACCATCGGCCCCAAGGTGCCCCACGGCGACGCGCTCCCCTTCGAGCACATCGTCGTCTTGATGCAGGAGAACCGCAGCTTCGATCACTACTTCAGCGAGCTGCCCGCCTACGGCGTGACGGACGTGGACGTCGCCACGAACGCCGACTTCAACTACGACCCCGATCAGAACCCCCCCGCAAAGATCCACCGTTTCCACGAGACGCGCTACTGCACCTTCGACACCAATCACGAGTGGGCGGGGGTGCACCTGCAGTACGACAACGGCGCGATGGACGGCTTCGTGTCCACCAACAACCCCGGTGGCGCGCGGGCAATGGGCTACTACGACGCGACCGATCTGCCCTACTACTACTGGTTGGCGAAGACCTTCGCGATCAGCGATCGCCACTTCAGCTCGCTCTTGGGTCCCACTTGGCCCAACCGCTTCTTCTTCTTCGGCGCCACCGCCTGGGGCAACACCAAGACGGGGGACGTGGGCGTGCTGGTCGACGACAAGTACAAGACGAGCACCAAGATCCTCGACCTGATGCAGCAGGCCGGGAAGACTTGGAAGATCTACAAGGACGGCACCACCTCCTTCGCGATCGTGTTCAAGCCGACCTCGCTCTCGTATCTGGGCAGCTCCATCGCCAGCTTCGAGGCCGACGTGGACGCCAACAAGCTGCCGAATCTGGCCATCATCGACCCGGATTTCAGCGGTGCCGGCCAGAACGACGAGCATCCCCCCGCCAACATCCAGCACGGTCAGCAGTTCGTGGCCCGCATCTTGAACAAGCTGATGTCGAACCCGGTGGTGTGGAAGAAGACGGTCTTCTTCCTGATCTACGACGAGCATGGCGGCTACTACGATCACGTTCCGCCGCCCAAGGCCTGCAAGCCCGACAGCTACGCTCCTCCGGACTTCGAGTTCGATCGATTGGGCATCCGCACTCCGGTGGTCGTGGCCTCACCCTGGACCAAGCCCGGCTACGTGAGTCACCTGGACACGGACCTCACGAGCGTCACCCGCTTCATCGAGAATCGCTTCAACTTGCCGGCCATGACCTATCGCGACGCCAACGCGTGGCCCATGCTGGACATGTTCGACTTCGACAACGAGAGCTTTGCCACGCCTCCGTCCGGCGCGCCGTCGGCTGCTCCCGATCCCACGGGCGAGAAGTGGTGCGCGGAGAATTCGCCGGGAACGGGTATGCCTTAGAAGTGGTAGTCGACGGTGTAGTCGCTGCACACCGTCGCTTCGTCCACCCGGATGTAGATCGTCGCGGAGTCGTCGTCCGTGGCGCTGGAGGTGCAGTCGTGGTTCAGCTCCACGGTGCCCGGAGCCTCCACGCAACAGCCCGGCAGCTGATTGGGGCTCGAGGCAATGGTGCCCTTGGAGCAACCGTTCAGCTTGGTGCCGCTCTTGTCGCAGGCCGCGAAGGCACACAAGCGAAAACCCGAGTCCTTGGTGGTGGCCACGGCGTTTACCGTGCACAGGCCGAGCTTGTCCTTGCCCTTGAAGCGCAGGAAGTCCGTGTCACCGGGTCCGATGGTTCCGGTCACCGGCGCCAGGGGGCCGCCAAAGCCCGTGGACCCGTCCTTGTCGCAATCGCTCGCCTCGCAGGGGGCGACGCCACAGGCGGGGTTCGCCAGCGCTTCCGTCTCGTTGGGCTCGGGACCCAGGTCGCCACACACGTCGCCGCTGCCGCCGGCGCCGGCCATGCCCGCCATGCCGGCCATGCCCGCGGTGCCTCCCGCTCCCGCAGTGCCGCCGCTTCCGCCCGCGTCCAGGCCGGCGTCCAACCCTGCGCTGCCCGCGGTGGCGTCCGCGCCGGCGTCCTTGCCGTTGATGCCGGGCGGTCCCGTACCCCCGCTCCCACCACAAGCAGCGGTGAAGATCGCGATGATTGTGGACCAGTGCGTCCGCCCCATCATGGAAACCTATCATCCACGACGCGATGGGACGACGTGTAAGATCCCTTTGTCGTGTCCGGATACCTCGAAGGTGCTCGTGACGTACCCGCGGGACCCGAGGTCCGGGTGCTTCCGTGCGGTGCGTGCTCGTTACCCGTGGTCTCGTCTCCTTCAGATGTTTCCATGGGTTGTCGCTGCGGCGCGGTAACACCCCTCGAAGCTCGCCCCGACCTGGAAGCCGTCGCGGCCGCCGCGCGCGGCGCGGGTCCGACGCGGAACGCCGTCTCTGCCGCCCATGATCTCGCGCGTATCCCGTCGGGGCTCGAAAAGCTCGCGTTCCCGGCCTTCGGCGAGCTGTCGGCCATCGAGCCGCTGTTTGCGGAGCTCCGGGCGGCGCTGCAACCACAGGGCACGGAAGGCTACCGGCGCGCCGCTGGGGGCGCGGAACAGGCGGAGCGCGAGCGTCGCGCGTTGTGGATCGCGCGGTTGATCGCGGCGGTGTTGCCCGCCGAGCGCGTGCTCGCGGCCCGTCCCATCGCCGAGCAAGTCCTGGAGTCCTGTCGTGATCCCGTGAACCGCGCCCTGGCGTGCTGTCTGCTCACGCGCATCGCAACGCGTGCCGGAGACGTCGACGCGGCTCACGCCTGGCTCTCGGGGTGTCCGGAAGCTCCGGAAGAGTTGGCCCTCGACAGCGCGTGGCGCGAGTGCCGCGTGTTCTTGTTCGCCCACCTCGTGCTCCAGACCGTGGACGAGCGGCCGCTGGCTCCAGCGAACGAGCTCGCTCTCGGCTTGGCGCGGGTCGCGGCACTGGAGCGGAGTGGTGAAGCTCGGCAGGCGTCGGAGCACCTGATGCCGCTTTTGGACGTGTTCGAGCTCGACATGGCCGACGCCCTGCGCCGTGAGCCCGAAGCCCTGGCGCCCGTGAGGCAGACGCTCACGCGCCGAATGGCGGAGGTGCGGCGCCGCGCGATGCCCAAGCTTTGGCTCTACGGGCTGGGCGTGGTGAGCGCGCTGATCTTCGGGGTGGTCGCCAGCTATTACGGTCGCGTGGTGAAGGTCACCTGCACGCGGGACGCACCAGGGCCGAGCTGCGAGTGCAGCATCGAAACCAGCGTTTGGGGCCAGGTGACCTCGACGGACCTCGAACGCAACATCCGCGGGGCGAAGCGGCGGCTGCACGTGGGCAACAAGAACAAGAAGTCCTATTCACTCGCGCTGGTCACCAGCGCCGGCGCCGAACGCGTGGTGTCCCCAGTTCCGACCAGCGACCAGGAGCAGGTGGACGTCGACGCCGCTCGGGTCAATGATTTCGTGCGGAACGAGAGTGCTCGTCAGATGAGCTTTGCCCTCACCAACGACGGTTCTCTCTTGGTGGCGGCGGTACTCTTCACGTTGGTATTCGTGCTGCCGTTCATCGCTGTCGCGAGGGTCGTCATCGGTCGCCGCCCGCGAGGCGCCGCCGCTCGCGTGCTCACTGCCCTGGAACGCTCCTGAGCGCGTCGGATTCGTCCTTCGCCTGCACTTCGGTCAACACGCGTTCGATGTCCGTCTGGGTATACGGCTTTGCGATCATGGCGTCGAAGCCCTCGGCGTCGAAGCTGGCCATGACGGGATCTTCCGAGTAGCCGCTGGACACGATCACCCGGGCGTTCGGATTCAGCTCCCGAAGGGCAGCGAGGGTGGCGCGGCCTCCCATACCACCCGGCACCGTCAGATCCGTGATCACCACGTCGAAGGGAGTGCTCCCGTTCATGGCCTCGCGGTACAGCTTCACGGCTTCCTCGCCGTCTTTGGCGCAGGCCACGTCGTAGCCCATGTCTTCCAGCAAGATCTTGGCAACCCGGCGCAGCATCTCCTCGTCGTCCATGAACAGGATGCGTCCGGTATGGGTGGGCAGTACGGAGCTCGGGCGCTCGGGCTCCTGGGTCACGGCGTCCGTGGCCGGCAGGTACAGGGTGAAGGTCGTGCCGCGGTCCGGCTCCGATTCCACCAAAAGGTGGCCCTCGTGCTTCTTGACGATGGAATAGGTGATGGCCAACCCCAGCCCCTGTCCCGTGGGCTTGGTGGTGAAGTAGGGATCGAAGATCCGGTCCAAGTTCTCCGCAGCGATGCCCGCTCCTTGGTCCGATACCGAGATGCGAACGTAGCGACCCGCGCTCAGGGGCAGGGTCGACTCCGCGCCCAGCTCGGCGTTCTCCGCAGTGATGCGAATGGTGCCGCCGTCGGGCATGGCCTGGGTGGCGTTGATCACGAGATTCTGCACCACCTGGGCGATCTGCCCGCGGTCCGCGTGGACCGGCCACAACGCTTCGTCCACTTCGTAAACGCAGCGGGCGCTGGAGCCACGCACGGAGAACGAGGACGCCTCTCGGATCACTTCCTCGACGCTCAGCGCCGTGCGTACCGGGCTGCCTCCCCGGGCGAAGGTGAGCAGCTGTCGAGTGAGCTCGCTGGCACGCTTGGTCGCGCTCTCCGCTTCGGTGAGGAACGTCCGGGCTTTCGCGTCGATGGGCAGATGCCGCAGGGAGATGTCGATGTTGCCCAGGACGGCAGAGAGGATGTTGTTGAAGTCATGCGCGATCCCACCCGCCAGGATGCCCACGGACTCCAGCTTGTGACTGCGCTGCAGCTCTTCCGCCAGCTTGCGCCGCGCCGTCACGTCCCAGGCCACGGCGAAGGCACCGGAGATGTCCCCTCCCTCCCGCAGTGGCATGCACCAGGTGTCGAACACGGCCTCGCCGACCTCCATGGTGGCGCTGAGCTCCGTGCCCTCCAGGGCTCGCCGGAGGTTGCGGGTGATCTGCGGCAGCACGTTCTCGCGCTCGGCGAGCGTCTTGCCCAAGAAGTCCTTGGGATTGACTCCCATGGTGGTCGCCGCCTGCCCTTCGCACAGGGTGAAGACGCCGTCATCGTCCACCGCCCACATCACGATGGGTATCGACTGCAAGATGCCCGTCAGTCTTTGTTCGGCTCGCTCCCGCTCGTGAATGCTGGCGATTAGCTCGCCGGCCAGCTGAGTCGTGGTGTGGTAGCGCCAGAACAGCATGAAGACGACGATGACCGCCAACAAGGTGAACATCACCAAGGTGACGTGCTTGGCGCTCCAGAACGGCTTGGGTGCTCCGTACCAGTGGACGTAGATCTCCTGGTAGCGTTCGGAGCCCACGAACCCGTCGAGCCCCCGGTTCAGTTGGCCGAGCAGCGCGACGTGATCCTTGCGCACGGCCATCGCGCGCCGGACGTCCGCGAGCGGCTTGCCTACGGTCTTGATGCGATCCTCCACCCCGGTGTCGCGGGCCGCCTTGAGCATGAGCTCGTCGGCTACGACGAACGCGTCCACTTCGCCGGCGAGCAATGCGAACAAACCCTCGGCTATGGTGGCATAACGGATCTTGGCGGCACTGGCGGGTATGCCGGCCTCGGCCACGCTGCCGGTGGGTAGGCCGACGCGCCGGGCGTCTCCCAGGCTCTTCACGTCTGCTTCGTTGGAGCGCACGAACGCCGAGAGCGACGTGGTGTGGATGGGCTGCGAGAACAGAAGGGACTCGCTGCGCCGCTCGCTGACGGCCAAGCTGGCGACGACGTCCGCATCACCGCGCTCGACGGTCGCGATCATTTCGGCCCAGGTCTTGGCGAAGACGTAGCGCACCTCGAGGGACTGCCGGTGGGCCACTTCGTCCATGATGTCCACGGCGAAGCCCCGGGCTTGGCCCGAGGAGTCACGGAACTGCAGCGGCGCGGAGGACTCCAGGACGACGGCGGTGACGGTGTGGTGCGACGTGGTTCCGGGCTCCGCGCCGACACTCGTCGCGACCAGCCCGACTAGAGCCAAAAATAGCACTGCCGTCCAACGGCGCGCTGACAGTGGCCACGCCTTCACCCCAGACCTCCGACTCAATTTTCAGGGTACGCTGAGGGCGCGGCGCTCCGCAACGCACCCCGCTGGGTGCCTGCGGGCCGTCATTTGCCCATGCTCAACCTGGGAGATAGCCGCGTCGCGTCGCCATCAGAATTGCGGCGACGTGCAGGCCGTGGGCAATGCCGCCCGCTTCCACCGACGTGAGCAGCTCCTCCGGTGACACCAGGACCACGCGGATGTTCTCGTCCGCGCCGGGGGTGGCTTCGCCCACGCGACGGGCGCTCTTGGCGAAGAAGAAGTGCCCGCGGTTGGTGTGGCGGCTGGTCTCGGTCGCCGTGCTCAAAAGCGGGAGCCACTCGTCCGCTTGGTAGCCGGTTTCCTCGAGCAGCTCGCGACGCGCGGCTTGGAGTGGGGTCTCCCCGGCATCCACGACCCCGGCGGGGAGCTCCCGGCTGAGGCCGCCGAGACCGTGGCGATATTGCTCGACCACCACCAAGTGCCCGGATTCCGTGATCGCCAGCGCCGCCGCCCAGTCCGGCGCTTCGATCACGTGGAACTCGTCGATCTCGCCGCCGTGGGGCAGACCAATGCGTTCCTGCCGCACTCGGAGCCACTTGCGCTCCAGAATGACGGAGCTGTCGAGGACGTGCCACGGTTTCATCGCCCCGAGCGAACGCGGCTCCGCGCCGTGCGTCAAGGACGGTTCCGCGGCGTACCGACACAAAAGAAAAGCGAGGTCGGGACGAGGTCTTCGGTTTCTCCGACTGGGTTGCTATGAAAAAGGTCCTACTCACTACCCCGACGAAAACCATGAGTGATCGCTGGTACCAAGACGCCATCTTCTACGAGCTTCGCATCCGCTCCTTCTACGACCAGAACGGCGACGGGGTGGGGGACATCAAAGGTCTGACGGAGAAGCTCGACTACCTCTCCGACTTGGGTGTGACGACGCTGTGGCTGCTGCCCTTCTATCCGTCTCCACTTCGCGACGACGGCTACGACATCGCGGACTACACCACCGTCGCGTCGTCCGTCGGGAGCTTGCGGGACTTTCGCGTGTTCCTCAAAGAGGCGCATGCGCGCGGCCTGCGCGTGGTCACGGAGCTGGTGCTCAATCACACGTCGGATCAGCATCCCTGGTTTCAACGCGCTCGCAAGGCGCCCGCCGGGAGTCGCTATCGGGATTGGTACGTGTGGAGCGACACACCCAAGAAGTACTCGGACGTTCGCATCATCTTCACGGACTACGAGTCGTCCAACTGGACCTGGGATCCCGTAGCCAAGGCGTACTACTGGCATCGCTTCTTCTCGCACCAACCGGACCTGAACTTCGACAACCCCGAGGTACAGAAAGCCGTGATGTCGGTGCTCGACTTCTGGCTGGACATGGGCGTGGACGGCGTGAGGTTGGACGCGGTGCCGTACCTGTTCGAGCGCGAGGGTACCAGCTGCGAGAACCTGCCGGAGACTCACGCCCTGCTACAGAAGCTCCGCCGCCACGTGGACAAGAAGTTCCCAGGGCGGATGCTCTTGGCGGAGGCCAATCAGTGGCCCGAAGACGCCGTCGCCTACTTTGGCGAGGGGGACGAGTGCCACATGGCGTTCCACTTCCCCATCATGCCGCGGCTGTACATGGCGCTGCGCATGGAGGACAGCTACCCGATCTTGGACATTCTGGAGCAGACGCCGGAAATCCCGGACGGCTGCCAGTGGGCCATTTTCCTCCGTAACCACGACGAGCTCACGTTGGAGATGGTCACGGAGGAAGAGCGTGACTTCATGGTGCGGGCCTACGCCCAAGACCCGCAGATGCGCATCAACGTCGGCATCCGGCGTCGCTTGGCGCCTCTGCTCGAGAACAACCGCCGGCGCATAGAGCTGATGAATGCGCTGTTGTTCTCGCTGCCCGGAACGCCGGTGCTCTACTACGGCGACGAGATCGGCATGGGGGACAACGTCTATCTCGGTGATCGCAACGGTGTGCGTACGCCCATGCAATGGAGCCCGGATCGCAACGCCGGGTTCTCCCGGGCCAACCCGCAGAAGCTGTTCCTGCCCCCCATCGCCGACCCCGAGTACCACTACGAAGCGATCAACGTCGAAACGCAGCAGCAGAACCCGAGCTCGCTCTTGTGGTGGACCAAGCGCCTGATCGCGCTCCGCAAACAATACGGCGCCTTCGGCCGGGGCACCTTCGAGCCCTTGCGTCCGGAGAACCGCAAGGTGCTCGCGTTCGTCCGGCGCTTCGAGGACGAGGTCATCCTGATCGTGGCAAACCTCGCGCGCTTCTCCCAGTTCGTCGAGCTGGACTTGTCGGAGTTTCGCGGATTGGTGCCGGTGGAGCTGTTCGGCAAGGTGCGCTTTCCGCCCGTGGGAGACGAGCCGTACCGGCTCACGCTGGCGCCGCACAACTTCTTCTGGCTGTCACTGGAGACGCCGCACAAGCGCGAGCTGCCGGAAGTCGTGGCGGATTCCGGTACGCCGGAGCTCGAGCTCCGGGGCAGCTGGGACACGGCCCTCACCGGGCGCGGCAAATCGCGGGCGCTGGTCGAGAAGGGACTGGCGCGGTACCTGGTGACTCGGCGTTGGTTCCGCGGCAAGGCGCGTCCCGTGCGCGGCGTGCGCGTGGCGGAAGTGATTCCGCTCTCGGGCGGAGCTGACGCGCCGCGGCTGTTGCTCGCGGAGGTGAGCTACGCCGAAGGCGATCCGGAAACCTACGCGATGGTGGTGGGCTTCGATCCCGACGCGAGCGATCACGTGATCGCCTACGCTCGTGTGCGCACCAAGCGCGGGGACGTGAGCGGCGCCATCGTGGATCTGGGAGAGCAGCCGCAGACGGCAGAGCTGCTCTTCGCCGCTGCGGCGGGGAAGAAGAGGCTCCGGGGCGTGAACGCGGATCTGGTGGGGGTGCCGACCCCGGAGCTCAAGGCGCTCAAAGGCGAGGGCCTCAGCGCCCGTGCGCTGGGCGCGGAACAGAGCAACACCAGCTTCGTCCTGGGGGACAAAGCCGTGTGCAAGTTGCTGCGGCGCTTGGACGACGGCCCTAGCATCGAGCTGGAAGTGCTCTCGCATCTCGGGGCGGCGGCGGAGAGCGTGCGAGTTCCACCGCTGCTCGGGCACCTCGAGCTTCGGCGGGAGGACGGTGAGCCGATCACCGTCGCCGTGCTGCAGCACTTCGTTCCGAACCAAGGGGACGCCTGGCGTTTCACCATCGACGAGGTGGAGCGTTACTTCAGCCGGCTGCTGGTCAGCCGCTTCGAGATCGAATCGGAGCCGAAGGTTCTCCCGCCGCTCTCGCTGGTGGGCAAGGAGATGCCCGCGGATCTGGCGGAGCGCATGGCCGGCTACACCGGCGTGGCTCGCTTGCTCGGCACGCGGACGGGTGAGCTGCACCGCGTGCTGTCCAAGGACGAGGAAGGCGCGTTCACGGCGGAGAACTACACGTCGCTCTCGCGGCGATCGCTGTACCAATCCGTGCGCAACCTCGCTTCTCGAAGCTTCGACCTGCTCAAGCAAGAGCTGCCCAATCTGGAGCCGGAGACGGCGGAGCTCGCCCGTG is a window of Polyangiaceae bacterium DNA encoding:
- a CDS encoding carboxypeptidase regulatory-like domain-containing protein, producing the protein MLDLARTSLLGALVLAFAAVACSGSDDATSSGPGYATGPNMFPGVNCLSCHAVGFGDDAPTWSAGGTLFEAKDSDVGVEGAIVTITDTNGKSDMAMTSASGNFHFPEGLEPPFKVTVEYDGETIEMPGEAPAGSCNACHKIPDPLVGAPGRMFPNQGKGDWIPMATQ
- a CDS encoding transporter substrate-binding domain-containing protein; amino-acid sequence: MKAWPLSARRWTAVLFLALVGLVATSVGAEPGTTSHHTVTAVVLESSAPLQFRDSSGQARGFAVDIMDEVAHRQSLEVRYVFAKTWAEMIATVERGDADVVASLAVSERRSESLLFSQPIHTTSLSAFVRSNEADVKSLGDARRVGLPTGSVAEAGIPASAAKIRYATIAEGLFALLAGEVDAFVVADELMLKAARDTGVEDRIKTVGKPLADVRRAMAVRKDHVALLGQLNRGLDGFVGSERYQEIYVHWYGAPKPFWSAKHVTLVMFTLLAVIVVFMLFWRYHTTTQLAGELIASIHERERAEQRLTGILQSIPIVMWAVDDDGVFTLCEGQAATTMGVNPKDFLGKTLAERENVLPQITRNLRRALEGTELSATMEVGEAVFDTWCMPLREGGDISGAFAVAWDVTARRKLAEELQRSHKLESVGILAGGIAHDFNNILSAVLGNIDISLRHLPIDAKARTFLTEAESATKRASELTRQLLTFARGGSPVRTALSVEEVIREASSFSVRGSSARCVYEVDEALWPVHADRGQIAQVVQNLVINATQAMPDGGTIRITAENAELGAESTLPLSAGRYVRISVSDQGAGIAAENLDRIFDPYFTTKPTGQGLGLAITYSIVKKHEGHLLVESEPDRGTTFTLYLPATDAVTQEPERPSSVLPTHTGRILFMDDEEMLRRVAKILLEDMGYDVACAKDGEEAVKLYREAMNGSTPFDVVITDLTVPGGMGGRATLAALRELNPNARVIVSSGYSEDPVMASFDAEGFDAMIAKPYTQTDIERVLTEVQAKDESDALRSVPGQ
- the treS gene encoding maltose alpha-D-glucosyltransferase; translated protein: MSDRWYQDAIFYELRIRSFYDQNGDGVGDIKGLTEKLDYLSDLGVTTLWLLPFYPSPLRDDGYDIADYTTVASSVGSLRDFRVFLKEAHARGLRVVTELVLNHTSDQHPWFQRARKAPAGSRYRDWYVWSDTPKKYSDVRIIFTDYESSNWTWDPVAKAYYWHRFFSHQPDLNFDNPEVQKAVMSVLDFWLDMGVDGVRLDAVPYLFEREGTSCENLPETHALLQKLRRHVDKKFPGRMLLAEANQWPEDAVAYFGEGDECHMAFHFPIMPRLYMALRMEDSYPILDILEQTPEIPDGCQWAIFLRNHDELTLEMVTEEERDFMVRAYAQDPQMRINVGIRRRLAPLLENNRRRIELMNALLFSLPGTPVLYYGDEIGMGDNVYLGDRNGVRTPMQWSPDRNAGFSRANPQKLFLPPIADPEYHYEAINVETQQQNPSSLLWWTKRLIALRKQYGAFGRGTFEPLRPENRKVLAFVRRFEDEVILIVANLARFSQFVELDLSEFRGLVPVELFGKVRFPPVGDEPYRLTLAPHNFFWLSLETPHKRELPEVVADSGTPELELRGSWDTALTGRGKSRALVEKGLARYLVTRRWFRGKARPVRGVRVAEVIPLSGGADAPRLLLAEVSYAEGDPETYAMVVGFDPDASDHVIAYARVRTKRGDVSGAIVDLGEQPQTAELLFAAAAGKKRLRGVNADLVGVPTPELKALKGEGLSARALGAEQSNTSFVLGDKAVCKLLRRLDDGPSIELEVLSHLGAAAESVRVPPLLGHLELRREDGEPITVAVLQHFVPNQGDAWRFTIDEVERYFSRLLVSRFEIESEPKVLPPLSLVGKEMPADLAERMAGYTGVARLLGTRTGELHRVLSKDEEGAFTAENYTSLSRRSLYQSVRNLASRSFDLLKQELPNLEPETAELARALLKRERDIRGRLRRLIERPVGGQRIRVHGDYHLGQVLNTGLDFAIIDFEGEPQRTPAERRRKRSPLADVAGMLRSFHYAAFGVLGGDVPGSEVRPDDVAFLRPWAEAWYAWTSAAFLDGYLAVISGSTLLPEEQADLAALLDVHLLEKCLYELGYELNNRPSWVAVPLVGLEAVLDASES
- a CDS encoding putative DNA-binding domain-containing protein produces the protein MKLAELETLFWRSVRFDPAPPEVDDAFVSHGALSGRDRMAIYRSMYWFRLVDVLIDSFPRTVSGMGIPAFTRMASKYIQKHPSENPAIERIGFRLAEFMESFSDESRLLADVARLEWLHLDAFISPNPKGLAAITDIRPELFAVQRLELAPSLRLTELAGGALERWAELEQDHPALAKSLDFTRRVPVAVWRGGFVAQHLSLEGDEARALELALAGAPLAEVCAAFADAPDPAQRAFSVLREWFARQWVAGFSTAGDDSNA
- a CDS encoding NUDIX hydrolase, giving the protein MKPWHVLDSSVILERKWLRVRQERIGLPHGGEIDEFHVIEAPDWAAALAITESGHLVVVEQYRHGLGGLSRELPAGVVDAGETPLQAARRELLEETGYQADEWLPLLSTATETSRHTNRGHFFFAKSARRVGEATPGADENIRVVLVSPEELLTSVEAGGIAHGLHVAAILMATRRGYLPG
- a CDS encoding DUF2970 domain-containing protein, coding for MGCRCGAVTPLEARPDLEAVAAAARGAGPTRNAVSAAHDLARIPSGLEKLAFPAFGELSAIEPLFAELRAALQPQGTEGYRRAAGGAEQAERERRALWIARLIAAVLPAERVLAARPIAEQVLESCRDPVNRALACCLLTRIATRAGDVDAAHAWLSGCPEAPEELALDSAWRECRVFLFAHLVLQTVDERPLAPANELALGLARVAALERSGEARQASEHLMPLLDVFELDMADALRREPEALAPVRQTLTRRMAEVRRRAMPKLWLYGLGVVSALIFGVVASYYGRVVKVTCTRDAPGPSCECSIETSVWGQVTSTDLERNIRGAKRRLHVGNKNKKSYSLALVTSAGAERVVSPVPTSDQEQVDVDAARVNDFVRNESARQMSFALTNDGSLLVAAVLFTLVFVLPFIAVARVVIGRRPRGAAARVLTALERS